Part of the Phycisphaerales bacterium genome, GCTGCTTGCTCGGGTTCTGGGGGAACTCGTCGCCCACGGCCTTGCGGTACACGGTCTTGTACGCCTCGGCCAGTTCGACGATGCCCTTCTCGGGCACGTCGTTGTCGGTGCGCGCCTCGTACTTGATCTTGATCTTGTCGAACGCTCGCTCGAAGACCTCGTGCCCGACGCCCATCACGACGTCACCGAACATGTTGATCAGCCGGCGGTATGCGTCGTACGCGAAGCGGCGGTTGCCGGTGACGTTGGCCAGGCCCTCGACGGCCTCGTCGTTCAGGCCCAGGTTTAGGATGGTGTCCATCATGCCCGGCATGCTGACGGCGGCGCCCGAGCGGACGGAGACCAAGAGCGGGTTGTCCTTGCTGCCGAACTCGCGGCCCATCTCCTTGGCCACCAGCGACATGTTCTGGTGGACCTCGTTCATGAGGCCGTGGGGCAGACGCTTGCCGCCCTCGTAGTACTTGGCGCAGGTCTCGGTGGTGATGGTGAAGCCCGGGGGCACGGGCAGGCCGATGGAGGTCATCTCCGAGAGGTTGGCGCCCTTGCCGCCGACGAGCGTCTTCATGTCGCTGGTCGCTTCGGCCTTGGTCTTGCCGAAGTAGTACACCATCTTGGCGTCTCGCGGCCGGCCGCCGACGTTGGGCCTGGTCTTCTTGACCATGGGGGCCTTCTTGGTGGTCTTGGCGGCGTGACGCTTGGAGGTCTTTGCGGGTGGTGCCATCGGCATCGCGTCCTATACTCGGCTTTTGGTTGGATACTCGCCAGGCCCCATCGCACGATGCGGGCCTGCCTAGCGTGAAGGTTTGCCGCTGGAAAGCCGGGCGGCAGGTTTTCGATCGCTCGGAGTTGGATCTTAGAGGACCTATTCGCCTTTGACGAGCGCACCATCCGAATCCATCCCTGCGCAGGCAGCTCCGGCGTGCCCGTTCGACGCCCTCGCGAGGTTCGACGATGAACGTCCGATAGCCGCCATCGTCCGGGGCGATCGGGCCAGCATTCACCCTGCTTGCGGCTGGCAGGACGTGCAACCGGACGCGTTGACGCCCCGCGGCGACGGCGCCTTCGTCGGCTGCGTTGCCTACGAGATCGGCCACACGCTCGAGCCCACCAGCACAGCCGCGCGCCCCGGCTTGCCTGGCGCGGGGGCGCACCCCGACGCCGCATGGGGATTCGGCGGATGGACCTCGATCGGTGGCGGCGCGTCGCTTGCTGCCGATGGGCCGCGAAGCTCGTATCGGTTGGGTCCGCTGAGGAGTGCGTGGGGAAGGCACGGCTACGAACACGCCGTCGCCCGCGCCGTCGAGCTCATCCACGCCGGCGACGTCTACCAGGTCAACCTGACGCACGCGCTGGTCGGCCGCTTCGAGGGCTCGACGCGGGCGCTCTTCGCCGATCTCGCACGGCTCGCGTCGCCGGCCATGGGCTGCTACCTGGAGCTGCCTCCGCTCGCCAATGGTCGCCGGCGGGCGATCCTGAGCCTCAGCCCCGAGTTGCTGGTGCGCTACGACGCCGCGACGCGCACGCTGACGACCGAGCCCATGAAGGGCACGCGACCCGCAACCGACGCGGGTCTCGTCGATCTGAAACATGCCGAGAAGGACAAGGCCGAGCTGGCGATGATCGTCGACCTCATGCGCAACGACCTCGGCCGCGTCAGCGACGTCGGCTCAGTGCGCGTCGACGAGTCGCGCATGCTCGTCCGACATGGACCGATCGATGGCGGCGTCTGGCAGGCGAGTGCGCGTGTCACCGGTCGCTTGCGCGACGGCGTCACGCTCGACGACGTCTTGCGCGCCATCCTGCCGGCCGGCTCCATCACCGGCGCCCCGAAAGTGCGCGCGATGCAGGTGATCCACGAGATGGAGCCCACGCCGCGTGGGCCATACTGCGGCGCCATCGGCGTCATCGATGAGCACGGCAACGCCGAGCTGGCCGTGGGCATCCGCACGGCGGTGGTGGTGGGCAACGAACTGCGATACTCGGTGGGCGCCGGCATCGTGGCCCAGAGCAACCCGGCCGCGGAGTGGGCGGAGACGCTCGCCAAGGCCGGCCCGCTCCGGGCCATCGGCGCCATCATCGAGGACGACGCCTCGTGAGCCAGATCCTGGCCGACCTTGTCGATGCGTACGTGCTGCGCGAGCGCGAGTCGGTCGAGTTCCTCCAGCTCCGCCGAGTTGCCCAGCCGATGGCCGGCACGTGGCAGCCGGTGATGGGACACGTCGAGGCGCATGAGACCGCGGTGACCACGGTCGTGCGCGAGCTGGCCGAAGAGGTCGGGCTTCGGCCAGGCGACGATGCGTGGCTCAGCTTTTGGCAGCTCGAAGAGGTGCACCCCTACTTCGTCGCGGCGCTCGATGCCGTGGTGCTCTCGCCACGGTTCGCGGTACTGGTCGAGAGCGCGTGGGAGCCGGACATCTCGAACGAGGACGCGCACGATGCGCACCGGTGGGTGCCGGCGTCGCGCGTCGAGCATGAGTTCTTGTGGCCCGGCCAGTGGCGCGCGTGCGCCGAGGCCGAGCGATTGATCGCTACGCGCGGATCCGGGCTCGAGCGGGCGTTGCGGCTGCGTCCCGAGGCGTGACCGCCGCGGGCTCGAGGCCCGGCATGAGCGGAAACGCGTCGGCCTCGATCCCCAGGATGCGTGGCGCTTCGACCCACGGCGCGAGCGTCCGGGCCCCGAGCCCGCGACCATGCATCTCGGCGAGCGCGTCGAGCATCGGGCCGGGCGAGAGCGTGCCGATGACCAGGCGTTCGGCGTCTCTTGTCTCGTCGACGATCTCGACGCCCGCCTCGGTGATCGCCCGGCGAACGGCCCAGGCGTGCTTGCCCTCGTGTACGAGCCGCGCGGTCTCGAAGCGATCGGTCGCGAGGGCCTGATCGACGGCCTCTCGCGCGTGGTAGAGCCCGACGAAGCGTTCGAAGTGGTGCTCGCTCATCGGCCGGCGCTCGAGCGTGTGGCGGATGGTGCGCAGCTCGGCGAGGCCCTGCCTGAAGCCCTCGACGGCGTTCTCCTTGTCGGCGATCCAGGCGCACCGCCGGACGTGGTCTCGCCGCAGGAACGCACGGTCGCGTGCGGGCGTCGTGCGTTCGATGATGACGCCCTGGTTGCGCGTCAACAGCCGGATCATGCGGTTCAGGTCGCGATTGGTCGAGGTCTTGTGGTGCAGCACGCGGAACCACGGGCTGAACACCAGCCGCCAGCCCGCGTCGATCAGGCGGGCACACAAGTCCGGCTCCTCGGCGGCGAAAAAGAAGCCCTCGTCGTAGCCGCCCGCGTCGAGGTACGCCTGCCGGCGCACGGCCGCGCCGCAGCCCACGAGCACCTCGGGCAGCCCGCCGCGCTCGCGCGAGCCATCGGGCAGGGTGATGTCGGCCATCACGGCGGCCACGTCGTCGGCGGTCCGTTCGAGGACGTGCAGGTGGCCCAGGTCCAGCGGCGCGCTGTCGTCGTCGAGCATGATGAGCCAGTCGTGCTCGGCCTGCGCCGCCGCGTGGTTGCGCGCCGAGGCGGCCATGTTGCGGTCGAGCCGGACCACACGCACCGGGAGAGACGTCTCCGGCAGCGTGTCGCGCACCGGCACGTCCGATGCATTGTCGGCGATGACGACCTCGACGGGGCTCGACGCATGGCGGTGCAACGCATCGAGCGTGCGCAGCGTGGCGGCCAGTTCGGCCGGCCGGTTGCGCGTGCACGTGACGTAGGAGACGGCGGTCATGACGCCGCCCTCGCCGCAGCGTTCATCGTTGCCGCGTGGGCGTCGGCTCGATAAACGAGGTGGGCCGCGGTCAGGCGGTCGATGGCGTCGTGCATTGCGCGGTGCGTGACGGTGGCAACGCCCTGCCGCGCGAGGGCGTCGGCCTCGGCAACGGCGGCAAACAGTGCGGCGACGGCGAGTTGGTTCGACTCCGGCGCATCGCTCGTGCCAGCACCGAGGAGTCCCGCAGTGGCGGCGGCCAGCGCCGCGGCATCGGCGCCGCCCGGGTCGAGCGGGAGCGGCGCCAGGCTTGGCACCGGCTGGGCTCGCACGCGGGTCGGCCAGCCGTCTCCCGAGTCGATGGGGACCGCGAGGCGATCGAAGGCAAGCAGCCCCTCGGCCCCGAGGCCGACGATCAGTGCACGCACCTGGGCGGCGTCCATGGCCGACCACGCCGAAGAGGTCAGGCTGCCCGACGGGTTGGCGACGGCACGCCGCAGGTCAGGCTCGGCGACCATCAAGAGGTCGGCGTGGCGGATGGCCAGCGGGCTGGCGCCGCGTTCCTGGGCGCCGGCCGTCACCGTGCACGCTTGGTCGCGCAGCAACTCGCCCGCGGCCCGCCCGACGGAGCCGGCCAGCATGCCCAGGCCCTGGTCGGCGATGCACACGGCATCAACCGATGCGACGCGCTCAGCGAGCTCGGCCAGCAACGCGCCGCGCAGTCTCGTGTCGGCGGCGATGGGTCGTGCGTGGTCGACGGTCATCAGCTTTTGTGTGCCGGCAACGAAGTGCTCCACGACCAGCGGCTCGGGCGTGGCAGGGAGTGGCACGAGCTCGACGCCTGCCGCATCCAGCCGTTGCGTGAGCCGCCGTCCCGAATCGCCCGCGGGAGGCGCCGTAAGCAAGACGGGCTCGAGGCCCATCGCAGCGAACTGGAGCGCCACGCCCGCCGCCCCGGCCTCGAACCTGCGCTCGCCGGCCGGCCGGAGCGCCATGACCGGCTCGCGGGAGGCCATCTGCGGCGCCTGGCACACGCGGTAGACCTCTTCGACCGCTTCGCCAACAACGAGCACGCGTCGTTGCCGTGCGGCCTCGAGCGCGGCCAGGAGTCGCTCGCGCTCCATGCCCGGCTGTCGCAGGAGCTGAGCCAACGCACCACTGGGCGCGTCAACGCCGGTGTCGCGGCCATCCTCGAGCGCGGCGATGAGAGCCGAGGAGCTGAACACGATGTCGCCCGACGAGAAGACGACGCGTCCGCCGCTGGCCTCGACCGCCGCGCGTTCGGCCGCGAACCGCGGGTCGTCATTGGACTCGTACTCGCGGCCCTTGACGTAGACGTCGGGCCTCACCGCACGCAGGATGCCCTCGGCCGTCGCGTCTTCGACG contains:
- a CDS encoding glycosyltransferase; this encodes MTAVSYVTCTRNRPAELAATLRTLDALHRHASSPVEVVIADNASDVPVRDTLPETSLPVRVVRLDRNMAASARNHAAAQAEHDWLIMLDDDSAPLDLGHLHVLERTADDVAAVMADITLPDGSRERGGLPEVLVGCGAAVRRQAYLDAGGYDEGFFFAAEEPDLCARLIDAGWRLVFSPWFRVLHHKTSTNRDLNRMIRLLTRNQGVIIERTTPARDRAFLRRDHVRRCAWIADKENAVEGFRQGLAELRTIRHTLERRPMSEHHFERFVGLYHAREAVDQALATDRFETARLVHEGKHAWAVRRAITEAGVEIVDETRDAERLVIGTLSPGPMLDALAEMHGRGLGARTLAPWVEAPRILGIEADAFPLMPGLEPAAVTPRDAAATPARARIRA
- a CDS encoding anthranilate synthase component I family protein, which produces MQPDALTPRGDGAFVGCVAYEIGHTLEPTSTAARPGLPGAGAHPDAAWGFGGWTSIGGGASLAADGPRSSYRLGPLRSAWGRHGYEHAVARAVELIHAGDVYQVNLTHALVGRFEGSTRALFADLARLASPAMGCYLELPPLANGRRRAILSLSPELLVRYDAATRTLTTEPMKGTRPATDAGLVDLKHAEKDKAELAMIVDLMRNDLGRVSDVGSVRVDESRMLVRHGPIDGGVWQASARVTGRLRDGVTLDDVLRAILPAGSITGAPKVRAMQVIHEMEPTPRGPYCGAIGVIDEHGNAELAVGIRTAVVVGNELRYSVGAGIVAQSNPAAEWAETLAKAGPLRAIGAIIEDDAS
- a CDS encoding adenylyltransferase/cytidyltransferase family protein → MTAAPHHPAIRTLADLLAWRDRLRATGQRLVQCHGCFDIVHPGHVRHLRWARAQGDALLVTITADQGVNKGVGRPLIPHDLRAENLASLDMVDAVHIVEDATAEGILRAVRPDVYVKGREYESNDDPRFAAERAAVEASGGRVVFSSGDIVFSSSALIAALEDGRDTGVDAPSGALAQLLRQPGMERERLLAALEAARQRRVLVVGEAVEEVYRVCQAPQMASREPVMALRPAGERRFEAGAAGVALQFAAMGLEPVLLTAPPAGDSGRRLTQRLDAAGVELVPLPATPEPLVVEHFVAGTQKLMTVDHARPIAADTRLRGALLAELAERVASVDAVCIADQGLGMLAGSVGRAAGELLRDQACTVTAGAQERGASPLAIRHADLLMVAEPDLRRAVANPSGSLTSSAWSAMDAAQVRALIVGLGAEGLLAFDRLAVPIDSGDGWPTRVRAQPVPSLAPLPLDPGGADAAALAAATAGLLGAGTSDAPESNQLAVAALFAAVAEADALARQGVATVTHRAMHDAIDRLTAAHLVYRADAHAATMNAAARAAS
- a CDS encoding NUDIX domain-containing protein, giving the protein MSQILADLVDAYVLRERESVEFLQLRRVAQPMAGTWQPVMGHVEAHETAVTTVVRELAEEVGLRPGDDAWLSFWQLEEVHPYFVAALDAVVLSPRFAVLVESAWEPDISNEDAHDAHRWVPASRVEHEFLWPGQWRACAEAERLIATRGSGLERALRLRPEA